The sequence CAGCCCGCTCGCCGGCAAGACGGTGGAGCAGGCTGGACTGCGGTCGCTGCCGGGCGTCTTCCTCGCCGAGATCCACCGCGGCGGCCGCGTCATTCCGGCGGTCGGCCCGGGCGAACGGCTCGAGGCCGGCGACCAACTCGTGTTCGTCGGGCTCGTCGACTCCGTGGTCGATCTACAAAAGCGGCCGGGGCTGGTGCCGGCCACCGAGCAGGTGTTCAAACTCGACGCGCCGCGCGCCGACCGCTGGTTCATCGAAGCGGTCGTGTCGCACCGGTGCCCCATCGTCGGCAACACGATCCGCGACGGCGCGTTCCGCACCCGCTACAACGCGGTGGTCATCGCAGTGGCGCGCGGCGGCGAGCGCATCGACCGCAAGATCGGCGACATCGTGCTGCAGCCGGGCGACGTGCTCTTGCTCGAGGCGCCGCCGGCGTTCGTCGACCAGCACCGCAACAGCAACGACTTCTATCTGGTGAGCCGCGCGACCGACGCGCAGCCGCCGCGGCACGACCGGGCGTGGCTCGCGGTCGGAGTGCTCGCGGCGATGATCGCGCTCGTCCTCGGCTCCGTGCTGTCGATGTTCGTGGCGGCGCTGTGCGCCGCCGGCGCGATGTTGCTGCTGCGGTGCTGCAACGAGGAAGCGGCGCGGCGATCCGTGGACTGGCAGGTCCTGCTCGCCATCGCGGCGGCGTTCGGCCTCGGCCGCGCGCTGGATCGCACCGGTGCCGCGAGCGCGATCGCGCACGGTCTCGTCGGAGTCGCCGGCGACGATGCGTGGTGGGCGTTCGCGGCCGTGTGCATCGCGACCACTCTCCTCACCGAAGTCGTCACGAACGCCGCCGCGGCGGTGGTGATGGTGCCGATTGCGTTGCAGACCGCCGCGGGCCTGGGCGCC comes from Deltaproteobacteria bacterium and encodes:
- a CDS encoding SLC13 family permease, yielding MSTLVGASGWDAWIAAGTVAAVFAAMAATRVAPYLLLLGGLAVLLVAGVIGPGDALAGFANEGVATVGLLFVVAAGLRETGVLDLLIVPLLGRPRTERGARGRLIAPVAAASAFLNNTPLVAMMLPVVLDWARRARVPASKLLIPLSYASILGGMCTLIGTSANLVVNGMLIDAGHGGLGLFDLAAVGVPCAVVGLAYLWLGVGPLLPARGEVADALEDPREYTVEMVVAAGSPLAGKTVEQAGLRSLPGVFLAEIHRGGRVIPAVGPGERLEAGDQLVFVGLVDSVVDLQKRPGLVPATEQVFKLDAPRADRWFIEAVVSHRCPIVGNTIRDGAFRTRYNAVVIAVARGGERIDRKIGDIVLQPGDVLLLEAPPAFVDQHRNSNDFYLVSRATDAQPPRHDRAWLAVGVLAAMIALVLGSVLSMFVAALCAAGAMLLLRCCNEEAARRSVDWQVLLAIAAAFGLGRALDRTGAASAIAHGLVGVAGDDAWWAFAAVCIATTLLTEVVTNAAAAVVMVPIALQTAAGLGADPMPFVVGIMISASAAFATPLGYQTNLMVYGPGGYRLTDFVRAGVPLSALVLATNIALTPRVWPF